Proteins from one Camarhynchus parvulus unplaced genomic scaffold, STF_HiC, whole genome shotgun sequence genomic window:
- the COPS6 gene encoding COP9 signalosome complex subunit 6 isoform X1, whose protein sequence is MAAAAPGGGGSCGGGAGPGGGPGSAGNGTGSAGNNGGMEVDGAGAPQVMAGGVTGSVSVALHPLVILNISDHWIRLRSQEGRNGQGPPNPPVAVIGALIGRQEGRNIEVMNSFELLAHGSGGALLIDKEYYYTKEEQFKQVFKDLEFLGWYTTGEPPEPADIHVHKQVCEIIESPLFLKLNPMTKHTDLPVSVFESVIDIINGEATMLFAELPYTLATEEAERIGVDHVARMTATGGGENSTVAEHLIAQHSAIKMLHSRVRLILEYVRAAEAGEVPFNHEILREACALCHCLPVLSTDKFKTDFYDQCNDVGLMAYLGTITKTCNTMNQFVNKFNVLYDRQGIGRRMRGLFF, encoded by the exons atggcggcggcggcgccgggaggCGGCGGCTCCTGCGGGGGAGGagcggggcccgggggggggCCCGGGAGCGCCGGGAACGGCACCGGGAGCGCGGGGAATAACGGCGGCATGGAGGTGGATGGGGCAG GGGCGCCTCAGGTGATGGCCGGAGGAGTGACCGGCAGCGTGTCCGTGGCCCTGCACCCCCTGGTCATCCTCAACATCTCGGACCACTGGATCCGCCTGCGCTCCCAGGAGGGACGCAACGGCCAAG gacccccaaacccccctgtgGCAGTGATTGGGGCGCTGATCGGGCGCCAGGAGGGCCGGAACATCGAGGTGATGAATTCCTTCGAGCTGCTGGCGCACGGCTCGGGGGGAGCGCTGCTCATCGACAAGGAGTACTACTACACCAAGGAGGAGCAGT tCAAGCAGGTGTTCAAGGACCTGGAGTTCCTGGGCTGGTACACGACGGGGGAACCCCCCGAGCCCGCCGACATCCACGTGCACAAACAG GTGTGTGAGATCATCGAGAGCCCGCTGTTCCTGAAGCTCAACCCCATGACCAAGCACACGGAC ctcCCCGTGAGCGTCTTCGAGTCCGTGATCGACATCATCAACGGCGAG GCCACGATGCTGTTCGCCGAGCTGCCCTACACGCTGGCCACCGAGGAGGCCGAGAGGATCGGGGTGGATCACGTGGCCAGGATGACGGCAACGGGAGGAGGGGAGAACAGCACGG tGGCCGAGCACCTGATAGCCCAGCACAGCGCCATCAAGATGCTGCACAGCCGCGTTCGCCTCATCCTCGAGTACGTCCGGGCAGCCGAGGCCG gggAGGTTCCGTTCAACCACGAGATCCTGCGCGAGGCCTGCGCCCTCTGCCACTGCCTGCCCGTGCTCAGCACCGACAAGTTCAAAACCGACTTCTACGAC CAATGCAACGACGTGGGGCTCATGGCGTACCTGGGCACCATCACCAAGACCTGCAACACCATGAACCAGTTTGTGAACAAATTCAACGTCCTCTACGACCGCCAGGGCATCGGGCGCCGCATGCGCGGCCTCTTCTTCTAG
- the COPS6 gene encoding COP9 signalosome complex subunit 6 isoform X2 — protein MAAAAPGGGGSCGGGAGPGGGPGSAGNGTGSAGNNGGMEVDGAGAPQVMAGGVTGSVSVALHPLVILNISDHWIRLRSQEGRNGQVIGALIGRQEGRNIEVMNSFELLAHGSGGALLIDKEYYYTKEEQFKQVFKDLEFLGWYTTGEPPEPADIHVHKQVCEIIESPLFLKLNPMTKHTDLPVSVFESVIDIINGEATMLFAELPYTLATEEAERIGVDHVARMTATGGGENSTVAEHLIAQHSAIKMLHSRVRLILEYVRAAEAGEVPFNHEILREACALCHCLPVLSTDKFKTDFYDQCNDVGLMAYLGTITKTCNTMNQFVNKFNVLYDRQGIGRRMRGLFF, from the exons atggcggcggcggcgccgggaggCGGCGGCTCCTGCGGGGGAGGagcggggcccgggggggggCCCGGGAGCGCCGGGAACGGCACCGGGAGCGCGGGGAATAACGGCGGCATGGAGGTGGATGGGGCAG GGGCGCCTCAGGTGATGGCCGGAGGAGTGACCGGCAGCGTGTCCGTGGCCCTGCACCCCCTGGTCATCCTCAACATCTCGGACCACTGGATCCGCCTGCGCTCCCAGGAGGGACGCAACGGCCAAG TGATTGGGGCGCTGATCGGGCGCCAGGAGGGCCGGAACATCGAGGTGATGAATTCCTTCGAGCTGCTGGCGCACGGCTCGGGGGGAGCGCTGCTCATCGACAAGGAGTACTACTACACCAAGGAGGAGCAGT tCAAGCAGGTGTTCAAGGACCTGGAGTTCCTGGGCTGGTACACGACGGGGGAACCCCCCGAGCCCGCCGACATCCACGTGCACAAACAG GTGTGTGAGATCATCGAGAGCCCGCTGTTCCTGAAGCTCAACCCCATGACCAAGCACACGGAC ctcCCCGTGAGCGTCTTCGAGTCCGTGATCGACATCATCAACGGCGAG GCCACGATGCTGTTCGCCGAGCTGCCCTACACGCTGGCCACCGAGGAGGCCGAGAGGATCGGGGTGGATCACGTGGCCAGGATGACGGCAACGGGAGGAGGGGAGAACAGCACGG tGGCCGAGCACCTGATAGCCCAGCACAGCGCCATCAAGATGCTGCACAGCCGCGTTCGCCTCATCCTCGAGTACGTCCGGGCAGCCGAGGCCG gggAGGTTCCGTTCAACCACGAGATCCTGCGCGAGGCCTGCGCCCTCTGCCACTGCCTGCCCGTGCTCAGCACCGACAAGTTCAAAACCGACTTCTACGAC CAATGCAACGACGTGGGGCTCATGGCGTACCTGGGCACCATCACCAAGACCTGCAACACCATGAACCAGTTTGTGAACAAATTCAACGTCCTCTACGACCGCCAGGGCATCGGGCGCCGCATGCGCGGCCTCTTCTTCTAG